Below is a genomic region from Thermodesulfobacteriota bacterium.
ACGATTGATCGTTCCCAAGATAGACGTGCCGATGAATTTGGGCCCCGAATAACCATCGAACGCGATGGGGATGTCTTTCGCTTTTCCGCGCTCACTCGAACGGCCGTGATTCCGGTTCGGGAGGTAGAGATACAGTCTTTTTTCTCCGAGGGTATGTCAGACCGGCTGATGTCGTCAAGCACAAAAGGGGAACAAGAAATGTTCGGGCAGCTCCTCCACAGCTTAATACCCGAAGAATTTCATGCCTTCTATGACACGGTAGAACCATTGACACTCATCCTGGATCGAAGCACTGCCTCTTTACCCTGGGAAATGGCTTGTTTTGACGGGCCTAGAGGCACTAATTTTTTTGGGACTGAACTTCGACTCACCCGTCAATTTCGCACGTTACTCTCTCCAGCACCGGCTATAGCGCCTAAGCTCAACGATAGACTCCGGGTTTTAGTGATCGCCGACCCGGCTCCGGACAGGCTCCACCTGCCCGGAGCCCAAGAGGAAGGACGAGAAGTTGTCAGAATACTCAACCAGGTCAGGAACGAATGGGGTCTTAAGATCGAAGTTATAGACCGGATCGGTCCGGCTGAGTGTGAGCCGGTCGAAATACTTGCCCTCCTGCATAATGAGGAGTTCGACGTCGTACACTTCGCCGGACACGGCATCTTTGATCAGGAGAAGCCCTCGCGTAGCGGCTGGGTGTTCGGGCTGGATAAAGGGCAGCCGGAAAAACTCCGCACCCTGTCCGCGCTCGAAATATTTCGCCTAAGGCGGGCTCCTCGTCTGGTCTTCTCCAACGCCTGTTTCTCAGCCGTCGTTTACCGGGGTAAACCCCTGACCGCCGAAGAGATGAATCGTAACCTGGCCGGGTTGGCCGAGGCATTTTTTGAACGAGGCGTCCTAAATTACATAGGCGCCGGCTGGCCGGTGCAGGATGACCTGGCTATCGGTTTCGCCACCGAATTTTACACCCAGGCCCTAATCGGCAGACCGGCAAAATCGCTTGGGTCAAATAGTAACCTTTTCAGTGGCGAGAAACCCGGTTCGGCTAAGGGGCGTCCTAATCCCCTAACTCTCGGACAGGCCGTTTCTGAAGCCCGGAGACTTATTCTGCATAACGGCTCGACCTGGGGAGCCTACCAGCATTACGGCCAAGCCAGCGATAAACTGATTAAACTGGAGGATACCCCGGAATCAAAAACTGCGCCGATGCCAAAAACCGCAGCGAGAAAAGAGGGAAAAGCTAGACCGAGCCCAAAGAGAGAAAGGTAGACACCACCTTACTTCAAAGAGAGACCACACGAAAGGAGTTTCTTAGATAATAACGAGATAAACTTTGACCCCACCATTCAGACCAGAAATAATTTTGAAATGAAACTTTGGACCAGATAAGTGCCGCTAAGCCCTTTTGAACTAGAGATTTTCCAGAATATATTGAGTTCCATCGCCGAAGAGATGGGTATGGTGTTGGTGCGTGCCGGGTTCTCCCCCAATATCAAGGAACGGAGGGACCTATCCTGCGCCATATTTGCGGCAAACGGGGAGATGATAGCCCAGGCCGCACACATCCCCGTTCATCTGGGCTCGATGAGCTTTGCAGTAAAGGCTGTCTTGGAAGAGCCCGACATAAATCACGGGGACATATTCATACTAAACGACCCCTTCCGGGGCGGAACCCATCTTCCGGACATAACCTGCATTGCACCGGTTTTCATAGATGGGAGTTTAGAATTTTTCGTAGCCTCAAGGGCCCACCACGCCGATGTAGGGGGAGCCACGCCCGGCTCCATGCCCCTTTCCACGTCGATTCACGAGGAGGGAATAATTATCCCTCCCTCTAAACTGTACAGGAGAGGGAGGCTAAACAGCTCTCTCTTCAAAAAAATCCTCTCCGCTACCAGAGACCCGGAAGAAAGGGAAGGGGATTTCAAGGCCCAAATCGGGGCACTAGAACTAGGGGAGAAGAGACTGAAGTCGGTCATAGAGAAATATTCGCTCCCAAAGATAAAAGAGGCGGGATTCGAGCTATTAGACTACAGCGAAAAAATGATGAGAAGGGTAATAAGGCAGATACCGAAGGGGGTCTATAATTTTGAGGACTACTTAGACGATGACGGCGCCGGCACAAAAAAAATAACAATCAAAACAGCTATCACCATAAACCGCAGCCGGGTAAGGGTAGACTTCACCGGAAGCTCTCCTCAGGTCAAGGGATGCCTCAATACCCCTCTTAGCGTTACCACGGCAGCAGTCCTATATGTATTTCAATGCCTCGCTCCCCAGGAAATGCCCCTTAATTCAGGCCCGCTTAGAGCGATAGAAATCATCGCCGAAAAGAACTCTATAATTAATGCCAGTTTTCCCGCTGCTGTGGCCGGAGGAAACGTCGAGACCTCCCAGCGCATCGTGGATGTGGTTTTTGGGGCGCTAGCCCAGGCAATTCCGCTAAAGACCCAAGCGGCAAGCTCAGGCTCTATGAGCAACATTACTTTTGGCGGAAAGAATCCGCGTACCGGAAAAGACTTTGCCTACTACGAGACAATCGCCGGCGGGATGGGAGGCCGGTTTGGAAAGAAAGGCGTGAGCGCCGTACACACCCACATGACCAATACCCTGAATACCCCAGTTGAAGCGATCGAAAGAGAGCTCCCGGTAATGATAGATGCTTATTCCATACGGAAGGGAAGCGGTGGAGACGGCAAATATAAAGGCGGAGACGGTATCGTCAGAGCATACAAATTCCTTTCTGGAGCGACCGTTACCCTGATTACGGAGCGAAGAAGGTTCGCTCCTTACGGAATAAAAGGCGGAAATCCGGGCAGGAAAGGTAGAAACGTCCTAATTCGGAAAAATAAATCACGGGTAATCCCACCCAAATCAACCCTTCGGGCCAGGAACGGAGATGTCATCCGAATAGAAACCCCCGGCGGCGGCGGATGGGGGAAGAAGTAAACCCAATCTTATGAGCAATTCTATCACCAATACCAAAGTAGTAAGAATAGTTTAAAACCCGTTCGTCCGGGGTAGTGCGCTGGTCCCCAATTTAATCGGGGAACCATCGAGGGATAATAATCATACTTCGGCATCTTCGACAAGGTTCAGAATATGATCGGGTATGCCAGTGGCAGAATGAATGTAAGGAACGCAGACCTGTACTGAGCAAGGTC
It encodes:
- a CDS encoding hydantoinase B/oxoprolinase family protein: MPLSPFELEIFQNILSSIAEEMGMVLVRAGFSPNIKERRDLSCAIFAANGEMIAQAAHIPVHLGSMSFAVKAVLEEPDINHGDIFILNDPFRGGTHLPDITCIAPVFIDGSLEFFVASRAHHADVGGATPGSMPLSTSIHEEGIIIPPSKLYRRGRLNSSLFKKILSATRDPEEREGDFKAQIGALELGEKRLKSVIEKYSLPKIKEAGFELLDYSEKMMRRVIRQIPKGVYNFEDYLDDDGAGTKKITIKTAITINRSRVRVDFTGSSPQVKGCLNTPLSVTTAAVLYVFQCLAPQEMPLNSGPLRAIEIIAEKNSIINASFPAAVAGGNVETSQRIVDVVFGALAQAIPLKTQAASSGSMSNITFGGKNPRTGKDFAYYETIAGGMGGRFGKKGVSAVHTHMTNTLNTPVEAIERELPVMIDAYSIRKGSGGDGKYKGGDGIVRAYKFLSGATVTLITERRRFAPYGIKGGNPGRKGRNVLIRKNKSRVIPPKSTLRARNGDVIRIETPGGGGWGKK